A single genomic interval of Desulfovibrio sp. JC022 harbors:
- a CDS encoding thioredoxin domain-containing protein, with product MLKRIMLILSVAVMFSGCVNKQMLKEQIAEAIRENPQIVLDALREKKMDMLVILEQGISEREKLKRAARLEAEIQNSFKPRIWAGRPMLGNVDAPVTIVEYSDFLCPYCSKAASVVSKLAIEQPEKYRLVFKHLPMNEKSRKLALFFEAIALFDKEKAYKFHDLVFGHQKELYEDNSGAVLAKIIDEAGVDHDLLQKSINSMQVQEYLLADEKEARAFKINATPTFLINGVVVRGYLPAERFEKKVDLILEKTTKRTTAEAQEGEACEDCLNQM from the coding sequence ATGTTGAAGCGAATTATGTTGATTTTGTCGGTTGCTGTCATGTTTTCCGGTTGCGTTAATAAACAGATGCTAAAGGAGCAGATTGCCGAGGCCATTCGCGAAAATCCCCAGATTGTACTTGATGCCTTGCGTGAGAAAAAAATGGATATGCTGGTAATTCTTGAGCAGGGCATAAGTGAGCGGGAGAAACTTAAGCGTGCAGCCCGGCTTGAAGCGGAGATACAAAATTCATTCAAACCTCGGATTTGGGCCGGTAGACCGATGCTTGGCAATGTTGATGCCCCGGTAACCATCGTAGAATATTCTGATTTTCTATGCCCTTATTGCAGTAAGGCGGCAAGTGTGGTCAGCAAGCTGGCTATAGAACAACCTGAAAAGTACAGGCTTGTTTTCAAACACCTGCCTATGAATGAAAAATCCCGTAAGTTGGCTCTTTTTTTTGAGGCCATAGCCCTGTTTGATAAGGAGAAGGCTTATAAATTTCATGATCTCGTTTTTGGACATCAGAAAGAACTATATGAAGATAATTCCGGTGCTGTTCTAGCTAAGATTATTGATGAAGCCGGCGTTGATCATGACCTGCTCCAGAAAAGTATCAATTCAATGCAGGTGCAGGAGTATCTGCTGGCTGATGAAAAAGAGGCCAGAGCGTTCAAGATAAATGCTACCCCTACATTCCTTATTAATGGGGTTGTCGTGCGTGGCTACCTTCCGGCGGAGAGATTCGAAAAGAAGGTTGATCTTATTCTGGAAAAAACGACCAAAAGGACAACAGCTGAAGCTCAAGAGGGTGAAGCCTGCGAAGATTGTCTGAATCAAATGTAA